The Electrophorus electricus isolate fEleEle1 chromosome 19, fEleEle1.pri, whole genome shotgun sequence genome has a segment encoding these proteins:
- the sema4f gene encoding semaphorin-4F, whose amino-acid sequence MKPATYLLAGILALCSPLCTWTAANSDYREVRGSELGNVTNFSTFLLDRSSGMLYMGARDAIVAVDTANLSKFDQIVWDVPDEKKKACVAKGKTEADCNNYIRLLEFLGDGRIYACGTYAFDPQCAFVNISPFSLEEYEDGSVKMETGKGKCPFEPSQHYTAVMAGGILYTAATSNFLGTLFDISRAMGIEQERIRTERSINWLSDPEFVGSAFIEQDEKNNPEGEDDKIYFFFTEVAKEYDLYTKVKVPRVARVCKSDIGGMKTLQRRWTTFLKAQLVCEDRASGQRFNILTDIFTKQHQPGDPSSTFFYGIFTSQWETDEMSAVCVYSLEDITKVMDGPFKELKKSCENWMNPEPVPTPRPGQCLNAALKAEGFESSLKLPDKVLTFMRDHPLMENSVVSSPLLIRTGITYTKLAVTLTTVSKGNNKQSATVLHLGTDHGELHRVAIVGQNATLLQELTRFPASEPVNNILLYKGGVLVGSPHSLVQLPADGCSPYSTCEVCERARVLGCVWRQKEKVCDLAVTEPGEGVQPEAPVNQCGSRDDHCSPATVELHVVENLRVMLPCVQVSPRPCHWLHLPHRHTRRHHTDLEVHVTPKSLGTYKCLCEEGGREHPPCLRAAYHLTLEKPSTGSSAAVVGSRNYMVWYVVSFFLGAALALGVIRCVARQRRMKRGGGGHPLSASEKSRDLFPSSDTPQSPSSGSLFSEALPFAEKRNGTLNGHGGHIARQNCTHIYANSSGLKLQESSINLAEELDGLERMRLKGEEAGLGEGLGDMGGLEEDLAKMAVLRGAPLAKCEESSI is encoded by the exons aagtgagagggagtgaattGGGAAATGTGACTAACTTCAGTACATTTCTGTTGGACCGGTCATCTGGGATGCTGTATATGGGGGCGCGAGATGCAATTGTTGCCGTGGATACTGCCAACCTATCAAAATTTGACCAG ATTGTATGGGATGTTCCAGATGAAAAGAAGAAAGCTTGTGTGGCTAAAGGCAAGACAGag GCTGACTGCAATAACTACATCCGTCTACTGGAGTTCTTGGGAGACGGGCGCATCTATGCCTGTGGGACATATGCCTTCGACCCCCAGTGTGCCTttgtg AACATCTCTCCATTCAGTCTGGAGGAATATGAGGATGGCAGTGTGAAGATGGAGACTGGGAAGGGGAAATGCCCCTTCGAGCCAAGCCAGCACTATACCGCCGTCATggcag gggggATCCTGTACACTGCTGCCACCAGTAACTTCCTGGGCACACTCTTCGACATCTCCAGGGCAATGGGCATTGAGCAGGAGCGCATCCGGACCGAGCGATCCATCAACTGGCTCAGcg ATCCAGAGTTTGTTGGTTCAGCCTTCATCGAACAGGATGAAAAGAACAACCCAGAAGGAGAGGATGATAAGATCTACTTCTTCTTCACTGAGGTGGCAAAAGAATATGACCTGTACACCAAGGTCAAAGTGCCCAGAGTGGCTCGAGTGTGTAAG TCTGATATCGGGGGTATGAAGACCCTTCAGAGACGCTGGACCACATTTCTGAAGGCTCAGCTGGTGTGTGAAGACCGGGCAAGTGGTCAGCGCTTTAACATTCTGACTGATATCTTCACGAAACAGCACCAGCCTGGAGACCCCAGCAGCACGTTCTTCTACGGCATCTTCACCTCCCAGTg GGAGACCGACGAgatgtctgcagtgtgtgtctacAGTCTGGAGGACATCACTAAGGTGATGGATGGTCCCTTTAAGGAACTTAAGAAAAGTTGTGAGAACTGGATGAATCCTGAACCTGTGCCCACTCCCCGACCAGGCCAG TGCCTGAATGCTGCCCTGAAAGCTGAGGGCTTTGAGTCGTCTCTAAAGCTCCCTGATAAAGTTCTGACTTTCATGCGAGACCACCCTCTTATGGAGAACAGTGTGGTGTCATCACCCCTACTGATCAGGACTGGAATTACATACACCAAACTCGCGGTCACTTTGACAACCGTGTCCAAGGGCAACAACAAGCAAAGTGCTACTGTGCTGCATCTTGGAACAG aTCATGGGGAGCTCCACAGAGTTGCAATAGTGGGTCAGAATGCAACTCTTCTGCAAGAGCTCACTCGCTTTCCGGCCTCAGAACCTGTTAACAACATCCTGCTATACAAG ggtggaGTTCTGGTGGGCTCCCCTCACTCTCTGGTGCAGTTGCCCGCAGATGGCTGTTCCCCCTACTCCacctgtgaggtgtgtgagcgCGCCCGCGTACTCGGCTGCGTCTGGAGGCAAAAGGAGAAAGTCTGCGATCTGGCCGTCACAGA GCCCGGAGAGGGGGTGCAGCCGGAAGCCCCGGTCAACCAGTGCGGAAGCAGAGATG ATCACTGCTCGCCTGCGACAGTGGAGCTGCATGTTGTGGAGAACCTGCGTGTAATGCTGCCCTGCGTGCAGGTGTCCCCTCGACCCTGCCACTGGCTGCACCTGCCTCACCGCCACACCCGACGCCACCACACCGACCTGGAGGTGCACGTCACACCGAAGAGCCTGGGCACCTACAAGTGTCTGTGCGAGGAAGGCGGGCGGGAACACCCGCCGTGCCTCCGGGCCGCGTACCACCTCACGCTGGAGAAGCCCAGTACGGGCAGCAGCGCTGCGGTGGTGGGCAGCCGGAACTACATGGTCTGGTACGTGGTGTCCTTCTTCCTGGGCGCCGCCCTGGCTCTCGGAGTGATCCGCTGTGTGGCTCGCCAGCGCCGCatgaagagaggaggaggcggTCATCCTTTGTCTGCGTCAGAAAAGAGCCGGGACCTTTTCCCGTCCTCAGATACGCCCCAGTCCCCTAGCAGTGGCAGCCTGTTCTCGGAGGCACTTCCGTTTGCAGAGAAAAGGAACGGGACGCTGAATGGACATGGAGGGCACATAGCCAGGCAAAACTGCACCCATATCTATGCTAATTCTAGTGGACTCAAGCTACAGGAGTCATCAATAAATCTGGCTGAAGAACTGGATGGTCTAGAGAGGATGAGGCTGAAGGGAGAGGAGGCAGGGCTAGGGGAGGGGCTTGGTGACATGGGAGGGTTGGAGGAAGATCTCGCCAAGATGGCAGTCTTGAGAGGGGCACCGTTAGCAAAGTGTGAGGAGAGCTCAATTTGA
- the LOC113576563 gene encoding transmembrane protein 185A-like — MNLRELFQDFNPSKFLIYASLLLFSVLLVLRLDGVIQWSYWAVFTPIWLWKLMVVVGASVGTGVWAYNPRYRAEGEMCVEFKAMLIAVGIHVLLLMFEVLVCDRIERGSYFWLLVFMPLFFISPLSVAACVWGFRHDRSLELEIMCSVNILQFIFIALRLDNIISWSWLVVCVPLWILMSFLCLVVLYYIIWSMLFLHSVDVIAEQRRTYVSMAVRWMTIVVPLLIFEVLLVHKLDGYNKLSFVSVFVPLWISLVTLLITTLGQKGGNHWWFGIRKDFCHFLLELLPFLREYGNISYNLQHDDSEAIEEMPAIPEPQKNTSIFQHKEVILPSPGKYFGPPPKLYIDMPD; from the exons atGAATCTTAGGGAACTGTTCCAGGATTTTAATCCCAG CAAATTCCTCATATATGCATCCCTTTTGTTATTCTCCGTGTTGCTTGTTCTGAGACTCGATGGAGTCATCCAGTGGAGCTACTGGGCTGTGTTCACGCCAATTTGGTTGTGGAAGCTTATGGTTGTCGTCGGTGCTTCCGTTGGCACTGGTGTCTGGGCTTACAACCCACGGTACAG agCGGAGGgggagatgtgtgtggagtTCAAAGCCATGCTGATAGCAGTGGGCATCCATGTTCTGCTGCTGATGTTTGAAGTGCTGGTGTGTGACAGGATTGAAAGGGGCTCTTACTTCTGGTTGCTTGTCTTCATGCCCCTCTTCTTCATCTCCCCTCTGTCAGtggctgcctgtgtgtggggaTTCCGCCATGATCGCTCACTGGAG ctGGAGATTATGTGCTCAGTTAACATCCTCCAGTTCATCTTCATTGCCTTGCGACTAGACAATATCATCAGCTGGTCTTGGCTG gtagtgtgtgtgcCGCTGTGGATCCTCATGTCTTTCCTGTGCCTGGTGGTGCTCTACTACATCATCTGGTCCATGCTGTTCCTCCACTCTGTGGACGTAATTGCTGAGCAGCGCCGGACTTACGTCAGCATGGCTGTGCGCTGGATGACCATTGTGGTGCCCCTCCTTATCTTCGAG GTCCTCCTGGTGCATAAGCTGGACGGCTATAACAAATTgagctttgtgtctgtgtttgtgccttTGTGGATCTCGTTGGTCACTCTGTTGATCACCACCTTGGGGCAAAAGGGCGGCAATCACT GGTGGTTTGGCATTCGCAAAGATTTCTGCCACTTCCTGCTAGAGCTCCTCCCATTCCTGCGAGAGTATGGCAACATCTCCTACAACCTGCAGCATGATGACTCAGAAGCCATAGAGGAGATGCCTGCCATACCTGAACCTCAGAAAAACACCTCCATTTTCCAGCACAAGGAGGTGATACTGCCCAGTCCTGGGAAGTACTTTGGCCCGCCCCCTAAACTGTACATAGACATGCCTGACTGA
- the ankrd46b gene encoding ankyrin repeat domain-containing protein 46: MSYVFINDSSQSSVPLLQACIDGDLAFAKRLLETGCDPNIRDNRGRTGLHLAAARGNVEICRFLHKFGADLLATDYQGNTALHLCGHVDTIQFLVSNGLKIDICNHNGSTPLVLAKRRGVNKDAIRLLEGLEEQEVKGFNRGAHSKLETMQMAESESAMESHSLLNPNLQNSEGVLSSFRSTWQEFVEDLGFWRVLLLLVVIALLSLGIAYYVSGVLPFSASQLELVH, from the exons ATGTCATATGTCTTCATAAATGACTCATCACAGAGCAGTGTGCCATTACTGCAGGCCTGCATCGATGGCGACCTGGCATTCGCCAAGCGCCTCCTAGAGACTGGCTGTGATCCCAATATCCGTGACAACCGGGGCCGCACTGGCCTGCATCTAGCGGCAGCCCGAGGCAATGTGGAGATCTGCCGCTTCTTGCATAAATTCGGGGCAGACCTGCTTGCCACCGATTACCAGGGCAACACCGCCCTGCACTTGTGTGGGCATGTGGACACCATTCAGTTCCTTGTCTCCAATGGCCTCAAGATAGATATCTG TAATCATAATGGCTCGACTCCTCTGGTGCTGGCCAAGCGGCGAGGTGTGAATAAAGATGCCATTCGGCTGCTGGAAGGCCTTGAGGAGCAGGAGGTGAAGGGCTTCAACAGAGGGGCCCATTCCAAGCTGGAGACCATGCAGatggctgagagtgagag TGCTATGGAGAGCCACTCGCTACTGAACCCCAACCTTCAGAACAGTGAAGGTGTGCTGTCCAGCTTCCGCTCTACCTGGCAGGAGTTTGTGGAGGATCTGGGCTTCTGGAGGGTCCTCCTGCTCTTGGTGGTTATCGCCCTGCTCTCTCTGGGCATTGCGTATTATGTGAGCGGTGTGCTACCTTTCTCTGCCAGCCAGCTGGAGCTGGTCCACTAA